A section of the Streptomyces xinghaiensis S187 genome encodes:
- a CDS encoding methylase translates to MAGRVPPSSRPVGTATRGTTNPNRLRRMDRWITAVHAPALLRAAGAPVAVDLGYGAAPWTAVELLARLRRVRPDSRVVGVEIDPARVEAARPYERDGLSFRHGGFEVPLPGGVRPLLIRAANVLRQYEEDEVRAVWERLCERLAVPDGLLVEGTCDEIGRRHVWVALGPEGPRTVTFATRLGSLSAPSDLAERLPKALIHRNVPGEPVHAFLRDFDRAWAAAAPYASLGARQRWIHAVRSLSTDWPVTDGPRRWRQGEVTVRWEALAPR, encoded by the coding sequence ATGGCAGGCCGCGTCCCCCCGAGCTCCCGGCCCGTCGGGACGGCGACCCGCGGGACCACCAACCCCAACCGGCTGCGGCGCATGGACCGCTGGATCACCGCCGTCCACGCCCCCGCGCTGCTGCGGGCCGCCGGAGCCCCCGTCGCCGTGGACCTCGGATACGGGGCCGCGCCGTGGACCGCCGTCGAACTGCTGGCGCGGCTGCGGCGGGTGCGCCCCGACAGCCGTGTGGTGGGCGTCGAGATCGATCCGGCCCGGGTCGAGGCCGCACGCCCGTACGAACGGGACGGGCTGAGCTTCCGGCACGGCGGCTTCGAGGTGCCGCTGCCCGGCGGGGTGCGCCCACTGCTCATCCGGGCGGCGAATGTGCTGCGCCAGTACGAGGAGGACGAGGTGCGGGCCGTCTGGGAACGGCTGTGCGAGCGGCTGGCGGTGCCGGACGGGCTGCTGGTCGAAGGCACGTGCGACGAGATCGGCCGCCGCCACGTCTGGGTGGCACTCGGACCGGAGGGGCCGCGCACGGTGACGTTCGCCACCCGGCTCGGTTCGCTCTCCGCCCCGTCCGATCTGGCGGAGCGGCTGCCGAAGGCCCTCATCCACCGCAATGTGCCCGGCGAACCGGTGCACGCCTTCCTCCGCGACTTCGACCGCGCCTGGGCCGCCGCCGCCCCGTACGCCTCGCTGGGCGCACGGCAGCGCTGGATCCACGCCGTCCGCTCGCTGAGCACGGACTGGCCGGTCACGGACGGGCCGCGGCGCTGGCGGCAGGGCGAGGTCACGGTGCGCTGGGAGGCGCTGGCCCCGCGCTGA
- the mshA gene encoding D-inositol-3-phosphate glycosyltransferase, translated as MLSVHTSPLHQPGTGDAGGMNVYIVELAKQLAAIDIEVEIFTRATAASLPPAVELAPGVLVRHVDAGPYEGLAKEELPAQLCAFTHGVMQAWAEQRHGHYDLVHSHYWLSGHVGWLAAERWGVPLVHAMHTMAKVKNASLAAGDTPEPAARVIGETQIVHAADRLVANTAGEAGELVEHYDADPGEVEIVHPGVDLRRFRPADGRAAARARLGLPQDALIPLFAGRIQPLKAPDILLRAVAVLLDERPELRERITVPVVGGPSGSGLAKPEGLQKLAARLGICDVVRFHPPVDQDRLADWYRAASVLVMPSYSESFGLVAVEAQACGTPVVAASVGGLPVAVRDGESGFLVGGHDPSDYARVLRRFLDGPELTDRMGAAAARHAQSFGWDATAAATADVYAAAMHQMHQRRRLRSLHGRP; from the coding sequence ATGCTCAGCGTGCACACCTCCCCGCTCCACCAGCCCGGCACCGGCGACGCGGGCGGCATGAACGTCTACATCGTCGAGCTCGCCAAGCAGCTGGCCGCCATCGACATCGAGGTGGAGATCTTCACCCGCGCCACCGCCGCCTCCCTCCCGCCCGCCGTCGAACTGGCGCCCGGCGTGCTCGTACGGCATGTGGACGCGGGCCCGTACGAGGGCCTGGCGAAGGAGGAGCTGCCCGCACAGCTGTGCGCCTTCACCCATGGCGTGATGCAGGCGTGGGCCGAGCAGCGGCACGGCCACTACGACCTCGTGCACTCGCACTACTGGCTCTCCGGCCATGTCGGCTGGCTGGCCGCCGAGCGCTGGGGCGTACCGCTCGTGCACGCCATGCACACCATGGCGAAGGTCAAGAACGCCTCCCTGGCGGCCGGTGACACCCCCGAGCCCGCCGCCCGTGTCATCGGCGAGACGCAGATCGTGCACGCCGCCGACCGCCTCGTCGCCAACACCGCGGGGGAGGCCGGTGAGCTCGTCGAGCACTACGACGCCGACCCCGGCGAGGTCGAGATCGTCCACCCCGGTGTCGATCTCCGCCGCTTCCGCCCCGCCGACGGACGCGCCGCCGCCCGCGCCCGCCTCGGCCTCCCGCAGGACGCGCTGATACCCCTCTTCGCCGGCCGCATACAGCCGCTGAAGGCCCCCGACATCCTGCTGCGCGCCGTGGCCGTGCTGCTGGACGAGCGGCCGGAGCTGCGCGAGCGGATCACGGTTCCGGTGGTCGGCGGCCCCAGCGGCAGCGGTCTCGCCAAGCCGGAAGGGCTGCAGAAACTGGCGGCCAGGCTGGGCATCTGCGATGTCGTACGGTTCCACCCGCCGGTGGACCAGGACCGGCTGGCCGACTGGTACCGGGCGGCCTCCGTGCTCGTCATGCCCTCGTACAGCGAGTCGTTCGGGCTTGTCGCGGTGGAGGCGCAGGCGTGCGGCACGCCGGTCGTCGCGGCCTCGGTCGGCGGCCTGCCGGTGGCGGTGCGCGACGGGGAGAGCGGCTTCCTCGTCGGGGGACACGACCCGTCCGACTACGCCCGGGTGCTCCGCCGCTTCCTGGACGGGCCGGAGCTCACCGACCGCATGGGCGCCGCGGCGGCCCGCCACGCACAGTCGTTCGGCTGGGACGCCACCGCCGCGGCCACGGCCGACGTCTACGCGGCAGCCATGCACCAGATGCACCAGAGGCGTCGCCTACGATCACTGCATGGCCGACCTTGA
- a CDS encoding DUF6177 family protein, producing MAVPAQPSASSAASAGESSADEGAAGGSGGAAGIDVLTARAAVVIQDRPVVAATTWLTDVLGTAAPAEREVQILTPPGTRLTLAARTLLARMPARWVVRDEECGYYDGLSGAVLSWRDGGEDGGEDQGGRFRPVTSGPDDRPRIARAFAAPVRAGSASADASVDQGDGAGVGAGERQVLLSLRTVHPATGELLLGGALETAWQVLTGAPPAGWSTAEPVNLPWSRRQLTELARGRAREGLPSWITAVGHPERPALATVRVSHTPLGVEEHITLALGYATGEAPPEDSLRELAEALAARHHLATMLVRLRAARADLTTPAHFEPAPVPVSFTLGADAVHELGLDHALRAPAPAPPTRLGPPVRPALHYVLGGGGDPAAGGEALQRLYRHLKTP from the coding sequence GTGGCCGTGCCCGCGCAGCCCTCCGCCTCGTCCGCCGCCTCCGCCGGCGAGAGTTCGGCGGACGAGGGCGCGGCGGGCGGGTCCGGCGGCGCCGCGGGGATCGACGTGCTCACCGCGCGGGCCGCCGTCGTCATCCAGGACCGGCCCGTCGTGGCCGCCACCACTTGGCTCACCGATGTCCTGGGCACGGCCGCCCCGGCCGAGCGCGAGGTGCAGATCCTCACCCCGCCCGGCACCCGGCTGACCCTGGCCGCCCGCACCCTGCTGGCCCGGATGCCCGCGCGCTGGGTCGTGCGGGACGAGGAGTGCGGCTACTACGACGGGCTCTCCGGGGCCGTGCTGAGCTGGCGGGACGGCGGGGAGGACGGCGGGGAGGATCAGGGCGGCCGCTTCCGTCCGGTGACGTCGGGTCCGGATGACCGCCCCCGTATCGCTCGCGCCTTCGCGGCCCCCGTCCGGGCCGGTTCCGCCTCGGCCGACGCCTCCGTTGACCAGGGTGACGGTGCGGGAGTCGGCGCCGGTGAACGGCAGGTGCTGCTGTCCCTCCGGACCGTCCACCCCGCCACCGGGGAACTGCTTCTCGGCGGCGCGCTGGAGACGGCTTGGCAGGTGTTGACCGGGGCGCCGCCCGCCGGATGGTCCACCGCCGAGCCGGTCAACCTGCCCTGGTCGCGGCGGCAGTTGACGGAACTGGCGCGCGGGCGGGCCCGGGAGGGGCTGCCCAGCTGGATCACGGCTGTCGGTCATCCCGAGCGCCCCGCCCTGGCCACCGTGCGCGTCAGCCACACTCCTCTCGGCGTCGAGGAGCACATCACGCTCGCCCTGGGGTATGCCACCGGGGAGGCCCCGCCTGAGGATTCCCTGCGCGAGTTGGCCGAGGCCCTCGCCGCCCGGCACCACCTCGCCACGATGCTGGTCCGGCTCCGTGCGGCCCGCGCCGATCTGACCACCCCGGCGCACTTCGAACCGGCGCCCGTGCCGGTGTCGTTCACGCTCGGCGCGGACGCCGTTCACGAACTGGGGCTCGACCACGCCCTCCGCGCACCCGCCCCGGCGCCCCCCACCCGGCTCGGGCCCCCGGTCCGCCCGGCGCTGCACTACGTCCTCGGTGGCGGCGGCGATCCGGCGGCAGGCGGCGAGGCGCTGCAGCGGCTGTACCGGCATCTCAAGACCCCCTGA
- a CDS encoding DUF6507 family protein translates to MTGWDITPSGVESVLSQVRTAAGDLSEDIAGYGESVRSAATSAGTISGPYCGDAPAGPVGAAVVNFVSDTQSQIVFMAARTRKTMDGTVKAVTEYLEGDLEMAARAQREAAKAPTPAELRAVTAKNGQE, encoded by the coding sequence ATGACGGGCTGGGACATCACGCCCAGCGGGGTGGAGTCGGTGCTGTCGCAGGTGCGCACGGCGGCCGGCGATCTGAGCGAGGACATCGCGGGCTACGGCGAGAGCGTGCGGAGCGCGGCGACGTCGGCGGGCACCATCAGCGGACCGTACTGCGGTGACGCGCCCGCCGGACCGGTGGGTGCCGCGGTGGTGAACTTCGTGAGCGACACCCAGTCGCAGATCGTCTTCATGGCCGCGCGGACCAGGAAGACGATGGACGGCACCGTCAAGGCCGTCACCGAGTACCTGGAGGGCGACCTGGAGATGGCGGCCCGCGCCCAGCGCGAGGCGGCCAAGGCGCCCACCCCGGCCGAGCTCCGCGCCGTCACGGCGAAGAACGGCCAGGAGTAG